From the Oryza glaberrima chromosome 5, OglaRS2, whole genome shotgun sequence genome, one window contains:
- the LOC127772952 gene encoding DNA polymerase epsilon subunit B-like, translating into MAAPSAATRRKLQRKFKLRGFTLKVDALEEAAAFLARFPDAEDDALDLLLDELDKEPLQSSILDRDAVRRVVALLVEADEAVDAASPAATSARSALRVVDSFVVPRFHYDPIKKVFYEHTSRLAIHGEAGDKAALYRDRYQVLLQRLARDIYFSKPAFDTVMTEDDNCEITSIQSLIGCTGRRWIMGVISQLEERQFYLEDLTGAVPIDLSNAKITSGFFVENTVIVAEGELLSNGIFQVNTCGFPPLEDREASLSMLMGLDFFGGGVIPTEETVRLSTLEKKAMNDMFVILSDVWLDNYETMEKLGVVLDGYDSLEAVPSLFVLMGNFCSRPCNLAFNSFEELRLQFGKLGEMIAARSRLKEHSRFLFIPGPDDAGPSKALPRCALPKYLTEELQKHIPNAIFVSNPCRVKFYTQEIVFFRQDLLYRMRRSCLIPPTTEETSDPFEHLVATITHQSHLCPLPLTVQPIIWSYDHCLRLYPTPHTIVLGDKSDQKAFKYTGITCFNPGSFANDSTFAAYRPCTKEVELSALES; encoded by the exons atggcggcgccgtcggcggccacGCGCAGGAAGCTGCAGCGCAAGTTCAAGCTGCGAGGCTTCACCCTCAAGGTGGACGCcctcgaggaggccgccgccttcctcgcccGCTTCCCCGACGCCGAGGACGACGccctcgacctcctcctcgacgagctcGACAAGGAGCCGC TGCAGTCGTCGATTCTTGACCgggacgcggtgcggcgcgTGGTGGCGCTGCTCGTcgaggcggacgaggcggtGGATGCGGCGTCTCCGGCGGCCACCAGCGCGCGCTCGGCGCTGCGGGTGGTGGATTCGTTCGTCGTGCCAAGGTTCCACTACGATCCGATCAAGAAAGTCTTCTACGA GCATACCAGCAGATTAGCCATACATGGAGAAGCTGGAGATAAAGCAGCCCTGTACAGGGACAGGTATCAGGTTCTGCTTCAGAGGCTAGCTCGTGATATATACTTCTCTAAGCCAGCTTTTGACACTGTTATGACCGAAGATGATAATTGTGAG ATAACTTCTATTCAGTCCCTAATTGGGTGCACTGGTCGGAGATGGATTATGGGGGTCATATCACAGTTGGAGGAACGTCAATTCTACTTGGAGGATCTTACTGGAGCTGTGCCAATTGACTTATCGAATGCT AAAATCACTTCAGGTTTCTTCGTTGAAAATACTGTAATTGTAGCAGAAGGGGAATTGCTTTCAAATGGCATTTTCCAG GTAAATACATGTGGATTTCCTCCTTTAGAGGATAGAGAAGCATCACTTTCGATGCTTATGGGGCTAGATTTCTTCGGTGGAGGTGTCATACCAACTGAAGAAACA GTAAGGCTATCAACCTTAGAGAAGAAGGCCATGAATGATATGTTTGTTATACTTTCAGATGTTTGGCTTGACAATTATGAG ACCATGGAGAAATTAGGTGTTGTTCTTGATGGTTATGATAGTCTAGAAGCAGTTCCTTCCCTTTTTGTTTTAATGGGCAATTTCTGCTCCCGGCCCTGCAATCTGGCATTCAATTCATTTGAAGAACTCAG ATTGCAGTTCGGAAAGCTTGGTGAGATGATTGCAGCTCGATCCAGGTTAAAGGAACACAGTCGTTTTTTGTTCATTCCTGGTCCTGACGACGCAG GCCCTTCTAAAGCCCTTCCAAGGTGTGCACTTCCGAAATATCTAACTGAGGAACTGCAGAAGCACATCCCAAATGCAATATTCGTAAGCAACCCTTGCAG GGTGAAGTTTTATACACAAGAAATTGTATTTTTCCGGCAAGACCTCCTTTATAGGATGCGGCGGTCTTGTCTGATTCCCCCAACAACAGAAGAAACAAGTGACCCTTTCGAGCAT CTGGTAGCAACCATCACCCATCAGAGTCATCTTTGCCCATTGCCTCTTACAGTTCAGCCAATCATATGGAGCTACGATCATTGCCTTCGACTCTATCCTACTCCTCACACG ATAGTACTGGGCGACAAGAGCGACCAGAAGGCCTTCAAATACACAGGAATAACTTGCTTCAACCCTGGTTCTTTTGCTAACGATAGCACCTTTGCAGCTTACCGTCCTTGCACTAAGGAGGTTGAGCTTTCTGCATTAGAAAGCTAA
- the LOC127773339 gene encoding GTP diphosphokinase CRSH1, chloroplastic, producing the protein MATAATTSAAAIPTGGGGRRQHPHPRRPSLRPRRLHRLRLPAQAAAAAAASSPSTSSSSSSSSSTPAEGGGRLVAELVGAFNELTGRMGEGLATSSSSRLLFRALKLALPALRDGDGGRALARALAIAASLADLQMDAEVISAGILREALDAGAISMRDVKSEIGISTAHLLHESLRLKHAPSKLDVLDDESASALRKFCLSYYDIRAVILELALKLDMMRHLDCLPRYLQRIKSLEVLKIYAPLAHAVGAGNLSLELEDLSFRYLFPHSYDHIDQWLRSQETENKLLIDSYKEQLLQALKDDDELSQIVQDISIQGRYKSRFSTMKKLVKDGRKPEEVNDILALRVILEPRCDGSSLDWGPRACHRTHEIIQAMWKEVPGRTKDYVTRPKENGYQSLHVAIDVSEPGKMRPLMEIQIRTKEMHKFAVGGEASHSLYKGGLTDPGEAKRLKAIMLAAAELAAMRLRDLPASDQGDSNCTNRAFCQLDKNGDGRISIEELTEVMEDLGAGGKDAKELMHLLDANSDGSLSSDEFEAFQRQIELMRSLDDKDDRYRKILKEKLQTIDSAGLIQVYRKQLGDKLLVS; encoded by the exons ATGGCGACCGCCgcgacgacctccgccgccgcaatccccaccggcggcggcggtcgccggcaGCATCCCCACCCGCGCCGCCCAagcctccgcccgcgccgcctccaccgcctccgcctccctgcccaagcagccgccgcggcggccgcctcttctccatccacgtcgtcgtcgtcgtcgtcgtcgtcgtctactccggcggagggaggagggcggcTGGTGGCGGAGCTGGTGGGCGCGTTCAACGAGCTGACGGGGAGGATGGGGGAGGGCCTGGCCACCTCGTCATCGTCGCGCCTCCTCTTCCGCGCGCTCAAGCTCGCCCTCCCCGccctccgcgacggcgacggcggccgggctctcgctcgcgcgctcgctatcgccgcctccctcgccgaccTCCAG ATGGACGCCGAAGTTATTTCAGCCGGAATACTGAGGGAAGCACTTGATGCAGGAGCAATAAGCATGAGGGATGTCAAATCTGAGATTGGGATCAGCACAGCTCATTTGCTGCACGAGAGTTTACGGCTTAAGCATGCCCCTTCAAAGCTTGATGTACTTGATGATGAAAGTGCAAGTGCATTGAGAAAGTTTTGTCTTTCTTACTATGACATCCGAGCAGTTATCTTGGAACTTGCTCTAAAGCTCGATATGATGAGACACCTTGATTGCCTCCCGAGATATCTTCAGCGGATAAAGTCTCTTGAAGTCCTGAAGATATATGCCCCACTTGCCCATGCTGTTGGAGCTGGTAATCTATCACTGGAGCTAGAGGATCTTTCATTTCGCTATTTGTTTCCGCATTCATATGACCATATTGATCAATGGTTGAGGAGCCAAGAGACTGAGAACAAGCTCTTAATAGATTCGTACAAGGAGCAGTTGCTTCAGGCACTGAAAGATGATGACGAGTTGAGCCAGATTGTGCAAGACATCTCAATTCAAGGGCGGTATAAAAGCCGTTTCAGTACTATGAAAAAGCTAGTAAAAGATGGCAGAAAACCAGAAGAAGTAAATGACATACTAGCTTTAAGGGTAATCTTAGAACCTCGGTGTGATGGCAGCTCGTTAGACTGGGGCCCTAGGGCTTGTCACAGGACACATGAAATCATTCAAGCTATGTGGAAAGAAGTTCCAGGAAGGACAAAAGATTATGTCACACGGCCAAAAGAAAATGGTTACCAGAGCTTGCATGTGGCCATCGATGTAAGTGAACCTGGGAAGATGAGGCCACTGATGGAGATACAGATACGAACCAAGGAGATGCATAAATTTGCTGTTGGTGGAGAGGCATCTCACTCTCTCTACAAAGGTGGACTTACAGATCCTGGAGAG GCTAAAAGGCTGAAGGCTATCATGTTGGCTGCAGCAGAGTTAGCAGCTATGCGTCTTCGTGACCTCCCAGCTAGTGATCAAGGAGACAGCAACTGCACGAACCGTGCTTTCTGCCAGCTTGATAAAAACGGTGATGGAAGGATCAGTATTGAGGAGCTCACAGAGGTGATGGAAGACCTTGGTGCTGGGGGCAAAGATGCTAAGGAACTCATGCATCTTCTCGACGCAAACAGCGATGGCTCCTTGAGCTCCGATGAATTCGAAGCATTCCAGAGACAG ATCGAACTGATGAGAAGCTTGGACGACAAAGACGATCGCTACAGGAAGATACTGAAGGAGAAGCTGCAGACGATTGACAGCGCGGGTCTCATTCAGGTCTACCGCAAACAGCTGGGCGACAAACTGCTTGTAAGCTAA
- the LOC127773341 gene encoding uncharacterized protein LOC127773341 isoform X4, giving the protein MEMERLSKIPLPPGTVIPCTRRRKPKDIYTARDVASTPDKLMIRKAARSVVAIETTYSDGKIIAVFSGIVVSWNETTRSATIVTCSEAVCDDGALIDPKPKVLVHLPNKTILDGQLLFFNDHYRIMLLEVVSDTPLQPANFGSTPKFGQDVFALSRDYESSMHARRGTVLWQEPPNVLEYMYYCLSLSCQLAPWGSGGSVIDQHGDVVGMAIGAPPNPDILPISIVQTCIEMWTKFSRIARPVLNMELRAFELIEVSHQEEIELDHNINDGFIIAVVYDDSTAVRLGISQGDIILSYNGLHDFTLHK; this is encoded by the exons ATGGAGATGGAGAGACTCTCCAAAATCCCAC TTCCTCCGGGTACTGTGATTCCTTGCACTCGTAGGAGGAAGCCAAAAGACATTTACACCGCCAGGGACGTTGCAAGCACGCCGGACAAGCTCATGATCAGGAAGGCTGCACGCTCGGTTGTTGCCATTGAGACCACCTATTCTG ATGGAAAAATCATTGCTGTATTTTCTGGCATCGTTGTCAGTTGGAATGAGACAACTAGGTCTGCAACAATTGTAACTTGTTCTGAAGCTGTGTGCGATGATGGTGCATTGATCGACCCCAAACCCAAG GtgcttgtgcacttgccaaacAAGACCATTCTAGATGGACAGTTGCTGTTTTTCAATGACCACTACCGCATTATGTTGTTGGAGGTCGTGTCAGACACTCCATTGCAGCCTGCCAATTTTGGTTCTACCCCAAAATTTGGACAAGATGTGTTTGCTTTGTCAAGGGATTATGAATCATCAATGCACGCTAGGCGTGGCACAGTCTTGTGGCAGGAACCACCAAATGTTTTGGAGTACATGTACTACTGTCTGTCTCTCAGTTGTCAACTAGCCCCG TGGGGCAGTGGAGGATCGGTGATTGACCAGCACGGCGATGTTGTTGGAATGGCAATTGGTGCTCCTCCGAATCCTGATATTCTTCCCATTTCAATTGTGCAAACATGCATTGAAATGTGGACAAAGTTCAG TCGTATTGCTCGTCCAGTGCTTAATATGGAGTTAAGAGCTTTTGAGCTAATAGAAGTTTCCCATCAAGAGGAGATAGAACTTGATCACAATATTAATGATGGCTTCATCATAGCTGTG GTTTATGATGATTCTACTGCTGTGAGGCTAGGCATTTCTCAGGGAGACATAATTCTTTCCTACAATGGATTGCACGATTTCACTCTACACAAG